In the genome of Excalfactoria chinensis isolate bCotChi1 unplaced genomic scaffold, bCotChi1.hap2 Scaffold_68, whole genome shotgun sequence, one region contains:
- the LOC140265127 gene encoding olfactory receptor 14J1-like — MSYDRYVAICKPLHYGTLMDSRACATMAAAAWGAGVLSSLLHTANTFSLPLCHGNVVNQFFCEIPQILKLSCSVFYLREVVFLCFGASLVLACFAFIVVSYVQIFMAVLRMPSEQGRHKDFYTCLPHLAVVSLFLITAFFAHLKPPSVSSPSMDLMVAVLYSVVPPTLNPIIYSMRNREIKDAVRKVISKCVSKAVNCPSFGIHDM, encoded by the coding sequence atgtcctatgaccgctacgttgccatctgcaagcccctgcactacgggaccttgatggacagcagagcttgtgccaccatggcagcagctgcctggggcgctggggttctcagttccctgctgcacactgccaatacattttcactgcctctctgccatgGGAATGTTGtgaaccagtttttctgtgaaatcccccagatcctcaagctctcctgctcagttttctacctcagggaagttgtgtttctctgttttggtGCCAGTTTAGTCCTTGCGTGTTTTGctttcatagttgtgtcctatgtgcagatcttcatggccgtgctgaggatgccctctgagcagggacggcacaaagaCTTCTACAcatgcctccctcacctggctgtggtctccctgtttctcatcactgccttttttgcccaCCTGAAGCCTCCCTCTGTCTCctccccatccatggacctgatggtggcagttctgtactcggtggtacctccaacactgaaccctattatctacagcatgaggaacagggagatcaaggatgcagtgaggaaagtgattagtaaatgtgtttcaaaagctgtgaactgCCCATCTTTTGGAATTCATGACatgtaa
- the LOC140265128 gene encoding olfactory receptor 14J1-like: MPNSSSISEFLLLPLADTRQLQLLHFWLLLGIYLAALLGNGLISTAVACDRRLHTPMYFFLLNLALLDLGCISTTLPKAMANALWDTRAISYAGCAAQLFFFTFFICAEYSLLTIMSYDRYVAICKPLHYGTLMDSRACATMAAAAWGAGVLSSLLHTASTFSLPLCQGNVVNQFFCEIPQILKLSCSGYYLREVVFLIFCAILFFGSFVFIVLSYVQIFLAVLRMPSEQGRHKAFSTCLPHLAVVSLFLSTAIYANLKPPSISSPLLDLTVALLYAVVPPTLNPIIYSMRNQEVKNAVSKVINKCVSQTFNCPSFGIHDI; encoded by the coding sequence atgcccaacagcagctccatcagcgagttcctcctgctgccgttggcagacacgcggcagctgcagctcctgcacttctggctcttgctgggcatctacctggctgccctcctgggcaacggcctcatcagcacagccgtagcctgcgaccgccgcctgcacacccccatgtacttcttcctgctcaacctggccctcctcgacctgggctgcatctccaccactctccccaaagccatggccaacgccctctgggacaccagggccatctcctacgcaggatgtgctgcacagctctttttctttacctttttcaTCTGcgcagagtattcccttctcaccatcatgtcctatgaccgctacgttgccatctgcaagcccctgcactacgggaccttgatggacagcagagcttgtgccaccatggcagcagctgcctggggcgctggggttctcagttccctgctgcacactgccagtacgttttcactgcctctctgccaaggcaatgttgtcaaccagtttttctgtgaaatcccccaaatcctcaagctctcctgctcaggctactacctcagggaagttgtgtttctcattttttgtGCCATTTTATTCTTTGggagctttgttttcatagttttgtcctatgtgcagatcttccttgccgtgctgaggatgccctctgagcagggacggcacaaagccttctccacgtgcctccctcacctggccgtggtctccctgtttctcagcactgccatTTATGCcaacctgaagcccccctccatttcctctccactcctggatctgacagtggctcttctgtatgcagtggttcctccaacactgaatcctattatctacagcatgaggaaccagGAAGTAAAGAATGCAGTGAGCAAAGTGATTAACAAATGTGTTTCACAAACTTTCAACTGCCCATCTTTTGGAATTCACGACAtataa